Part of the Terriglobia bacterium genome, GATGGGGCAGCGCACGTCCCCTCGTTGCAACATGGCCGGCAGGCGGCCCGATCTGGACCAGGTCACGGCGCGTGGAAGTGCCTGCTGCCGCGCCTTCGGATGATGAGAAGATGGTTTGTTCAAGCCGCGCCACCAGGTCGTAATCTCCGCTTTGGGTAACCGTCGCCCAGCGGAACTGCCCGGCCATGGGTTCAGGCCCGGCGTAATCATTGATGTAAACCTGCCCGTCAATGCCGGGCGCCTGGGTTTCCAGCCGGCCGCGAAACAGCCAATCGGTTTCCTCTGCGGTCCCTTCCACCAGAACGGGCAATACCTTGCCAACGTTTTCGCGAAGTTTGCGGCGTGAAATTCTTCGCTGGACCGCCATCAGTTTGTTCCGCCGGCGCCGCGCCACCGCTGCCGGGACCTGCTGCGGATGACGGTAAGAACCGCAAGTCTCCTCATTCGAGTAAAGGAAAACGCCGAGATGGTCAAACTCGGCCTCGGTGACAAAGCCCAGCACGTCCTGGAAATCTTCCTCGGTCTCTCCGGGGAAACCGACAATCAGCGAAGTGCGCAGGGCCGCCTGGGGGACCGCCGACCGGATCTTCTCCAGCATCTTGAGGAAATGTTTTCCGCTTGATCCGCGCCGCATCTCCTTCAGCACTTTGCGGCTGGCATGTTGCAGCGGAATGTCAAAATACTTCGTCACTTTGGGGGTTTCCGCCACCGCCTCGATCAGCGCCTCGGTCACGCGGTTGGGATAGCAATAGAGGAACCGCACCCAAACCAGTTCCGGAATTCTGCCGAGTTCCCGCAGCAGCTTTGGCAGTCCGTCACGGATTTCCAGGTCCTCGCCGTAGCTGGTGGTGTCCTGACCTACAAGAGTGACTTCCCGCACGCCCTGCTCGGCCAACTGCTCGGCCTCGCGCACCACGGATTCAAACCGCCGCGATCGGAACCGGCCCCGCATCTGTGGAATCACACAGAATGAGCACGGATGGTCGCAGCCCTCGGCGATCTTGAGGTAGGCGGAGTACGACGGCGTGGAGAGAATCCTCGGAGTGAACTCGTGGTAAAGGTAGGGTTCGGCCACATGGTTCGATTGGCGACCCTGCCCATCCAGTTGGCAGGCCTCGAGCACGCGCTCCAGCTCATTGGTGCCGATCACAAAATCGACTTCGGGGATTTCTGTCAAAATCTGCTGCCGGTAGCGTTCCACCAGGCAGCCGGCCACCACCAGTTTCTTTGCGGTGCCCGATTTCTTGTGCTCGACCATGTCAAGAATCGTGTTGATGGATTCCTGCTTGGCGGGTTCGATAAAGCTGCACGTGTTGACCACCAGGATGTCGGCGTCTTCGGCGCGCGGCGTCAATTCATACCCCTGCCGCGCCAGCAGTCCCAGCATCACTTCGCTGTCAACCAGATTTTTAGGACAGCCCAGGCTGACCATTCCTACTTTGGGCATAAACGCTTTTGTTACCCCCACTCCGTTCTGCAACCTTGGAAAAATTTTATCACATCTCGGCCGCGCGTCAGGGCCCTGTGGGCGTTCGCTTCCAGATTAGAACATTCCGATCGGTGGTGGCCGCAATGTAGTTTCCGTCGGGAGAAAAGCACACCGTACTGATCGGAGCCCGGCTTTCGCTGAGCGTCTGCACGGCCCTGCCGTCATCGGCGGACCAGACCCGCACGGTCTGGTCTTCCCCGCCAGACACCACCCAGCGAGCGTCCGGCGAAAATTCCGTCCAGCGCACGGGACCCTTGTGGCCGGAGAGCGTTCGCAGCAGTTTCCAATCCGGGACAGACCAGATCCTGACTTCACCGTCTTCGCTCGCGGTCACGAGCCGCGTGCTGTCCGCTGAAAAGCGCATGCTCAGCACGGTGTCCTGGAATCCAGCCAGCACATCCACAAACTTCTGCTCGCTCAGCCGCACTATAATTGGATTTGGCGAGCCGCCGCCGGCAATCTGCGCCAGCAGCAGCCAGTGGCCGTCAGGAGAAAAGGTGTAGAGGTGCGGCTCTCGCGTCAGTTCCGGGACCTTCACCTCCACCGCCTTGCTGCTGGCCGGACTCCAGAGAATAAACGAACTGTCTTTGTACATCCCGAGATATTTAATGGAGGGAAAATAGCGGGGACGCCCGAAGCCTCCGCTGGACCCGAAAGTGAAAGCCTTCCCGTCCAGCGCGTCCTGCTGAACGTTCCATCGGAATCCCATCAGGGGCGTGGGATAGTCTTCCCCTTTCTTCGCGTGGACAATGCCGGTGCCAAGCAGAAACAGCGTGTTTGCGTCCAGGAAATTTGCCGACTGAATTTCCAGGTCGCGGAGGTCCTTCATCGCGGGATGCAGGACCTTCCCGATGCTGATGTTTCCTCCGGCCAGATTTTCCACCACGATCTTATCCTGGTTGACCAGGGCAAGCGCCGAACCGTCAGGCGAAAACGCCCCCGCAGGGGAGGCGTTCAGCGTAAGATGCCCTTCCACGTTGCCGACGTTGACCCACACGTAATTTTCCGGGGACGACGGCACCATCTCAACCTGGCCGCCCCGTGGCCCGGCGCGTAGCTCCGATCTACCGGCGAGAAGGCACGACATGGACAGAACGGCGGCGCAAGCCAGGATTCTGGATGGGGTACGATGCGCGGCGCTCAAACGACGGCTCCTGCCGCAATCTGTTCAACCAGCTCGCGGTCAGCCTCAAGAAAATCGTATCCGGTCAGTTTCCGGCGCGGGACCCATTCGATGGATTCGAATACCCGGTTGGCTACGTCTTGCTGGAAGGCGTCAACGCGGAAGAAAACGACCTCGACGTAGCGGTCAGAATAGCGATGGCGCAGGCGGTACACTTCCTCTCCGATTGTGGCCTCAATCCCCAGCTCCTCGCGCAATTCGCGCTCGAGGGAGGCTTCCAATCCTTCGCTGTCCTCCACCTTGCCGCCCGGGAATTCCCATTGCAGGCCGTAAGGACCGGTGCGGCGCCGCTGGCAAATCAGGATTTCCTCGCCGCGCACGATAATCCCCGCCGTCACCAGAATGGGCTTTCGACCGCTCATGAAAAAATTCCATTCTACAATCGAACCATCATAGACTGAGATGCGCAGCCGCCGCCACCCGCTGGGCCCGCGAATGCAGCTTCGTCTTGTGTAGCGCCGGGCCCGCCGGGGCGGGGCCGGCATGCTATACACCCGCGCGGAGGCAATCCTGTATACTTCCTTCTTACGGGGGCCAAATCCTGAATTCGAATTTCCGAAACTGTTACGCTGCATCGCGGAAAGGAGATGTTGCACCATGTCAGGCGTATACAAAATCACCGAACTGGTTGGAACTTCACCCGTCAGTTATGCCGAAGCTACCAAAGCCGCCGTCGCCGAAGCTGCCAGGACCGTCCGCCACATGGACTGGCTTGAAGTGGTCGGCCAGAGCGCCAGGATCAAAGACGGCAAGATCGAGGAGTTTCAGGTGAAAGTCAAGATCGGATTTAAGGTCGAGCGCTAACCTCGCCAATCTGCCTGGTGCTTGAACGCGCGGAGGCAGATTGAAAATGGAATTAACCGGCCGTTCAAAATTACCTGTCCCGCGAGTAACAACTCTCACTTCGATGCTGCGTCGGCGCTCCAGGTGCGCCTGCGGAGGACCATAACCTGTGCCAGGCTTACCTCAGCGATTTACCGGCAGGTGTGCGAATCCTGTGTGCCTTGGCACGCCGTTTGCTGTAGGTGATTACGTCTGCGGAATTCGAGGTGCGGGGCGTTGCCTTCTGCCCGTTGGGCATCACACGGCCCAGGGCACAATCCAAACTTCGCGTAGCGTAAGGAGTTTTTTATGTTCCCGCGAACCGAAATTTTTGAAACAAAGATTTACCGCCGCGAAAGGGACCAAGACGTCCTTTGCCGTTTGACCTACGAAGTGACGCCCTTTCGGGACGGTTTGATGCGATGGTTCCTGGTCGCCATCAAGGAACTCGAATAGCGTGGGGCGATCAGCGGACAGGCTGCAATGTTTTCGCCGCTGCCGCACGCTGCCAGGCACGCGCCCAAGCTTCTCACCGCCGCCAGGATTTTTCGCCAATCGGAATAGTTCCATCCCTTACCGCCGTGTCTCAGCCATTGCTCCAGCCGTCCAGCGCCAGCCAACTGACTCCGAATTGTGCATCTGCCGGGGAGCAAGTGTCAGCATTTGGGGACGGTTTGTGGGCCATATTACTATTAAGTAAATCGTAATAATTAGATTATCCGTTTTCAATTCTGCGAGATGTGTCAAAGGGCGGGACTTTGGCGTGCCGATTGCTATTAATCATGCCGGACCCTGAATTCGGGGGGCAGGCACTTTGGGATCGGTCCTGAAGTCCTATGCCTGACCAGCAGCCTGCTCCCCGAAACCCGGCAATTAGAGGTTTTCATGAACCCGAAAACCGACATCGTTGAAACCAGGGT contains:
- the rimO gene encoding 30S ribosomal protein S12 methylthiotransferase RimO: MPKVGMVSLGCPKNLVDSEVMLGLLARQGYELTPRAEDADILVVNTCSFIEPAKQESINTILDMVEHKKSGTAKKLVVAGCLVERYRQQILTEIPEVDFVIGTNELERVLEACQLDGQGRQSNHVAEPYLYHEFTPRILSTPSYSAYLKIAEGCDHPCSFCVIPQMRGRFRSRRFESVVREAEQLAEQGVREVTLVGQDTTSYGEDLEIRDGLPKLLRELGRIPELVWVRFLYCYPNRVTEALIEAVAETPKVTKYFDIPLQHASRKVLKEMRRGSSGKHFLKMLEKIRSAVPQAALRTSLIVGFPGETEEDFQDVLGFVTEAEFDHLGVFLYSNEETCGSYRHPQQVPAAVARRRRNKLMAVQRRISRRKLRENVGKVLPVLVEGTAEETDWLFRGRLETQAPGIDGQVYINDYAGPEPMAGQFRWATVTQSGDYDLVARLEQTIFSSSEGAAAGTSTRRDLVQIGPPAGHVATRGRALPHL
- a CDS encoding WD40 repeat domain-containing protein, which translates into the protein MVPSSPENYVWVNVGNVEGHLTLNASPAGAFSPDGSALALVNQDKIVVENLAGGNISIGKVLHPAMKDLRDLEIQSANFLDANTLFLLGTGIVHAKKGEDYPTPLMGFRWNVQQDALDGKAFTFGSSGGFGRPRYFPSIKYLGMYKDSSFILWSPASSKAVEVKVPELTREPHLYTFSPDGHWLLLAQIAGGGSPNPIIVRLSEQKFVDVLAGFQDTVLSMRFSADSTRLVTASEDGEVRIWSVPDWKLLRTLSGHKGPVRWTEFSPDARWVVSGGEDQTVRVWSADDGRAVQTLSESRAPISTVCFSPDGNYIAATTDRNVLIWKRTPTGP
- a CDS encoding (deoxy)nucleoside triphosphate pyrophosphohydrolase → MSGRKPILVTAGIIVRGEEILICQRRRTGPYGLQWEFPGGKVEDSEGLEASLERELREELGIEATIGEEVYRLRHRYSDRYVEVVFFRVDAFQQDVANRVFESIEWVPRRKLTGYDFLEADRELVEQIAAGAVV
- a CDS encoding dodecin, which codes for MSGVYKITELVGTSPVSYAEATKAAVAEAARTVRHMDWLEVVGQSARIKDGKIEEFQVKVKIGFKVER